Proteins found in one Asterias amurensis chromosome 13, ASM3211899v1 genomic segment:
- the LOC139946007 gene encoding UPF0696 protein C11orf68 homolog, which yields MQGEETNEPQPNDEGAVTASLANISIPASEANSPDHSESSQSRPETPSIQPQEITDPERSNRLFADSNAACEEDTRLFNPLDYEDFDERQRSLDTFLDTYAPSKVKRSDGVGKIIVNSLRFKDEGLGDVEKIQEEFKKLSHEEVNWPTVRKLALTHRCKSGIWLVFQNTREKVDEAWRKIAKATVADMLGTHAKVTPTEDAGTPEEVLHSGQYVISVYAENFDKKDEVYNLEDKIRKLGMTDRMAFKPRVYSKIGVFSENKWGLRPGIYTSHWHPDVNESKIRDNEK from the exons ATGCAGGGGGAGGAAACAAACGAACCTCAACCGAACGATGAAGGAGCTGTCACAGCTAGTCTAGCGAATATTTCCAT ACCGGCTTCTGAAGCCAACTCTCCGGACCACTCTGAGAGCAGTCAGTCCCGTCCTGAGACTCCTTCCATTCAGCCACAAGAAATCACAGATCCCGAACGTTCCAATCGCCTCTTTGCTGACTCCAATGCCGCTTGTGAAGAGGATACTCGTCTGTTTAACCCGCTGGACTATGAAGACTTTGATGAACGGCAGCGCAGTCTGGATACATTCTTGGATACTTATGCACCATCCAAAGTCAAGAG ATCAGACGGTGTTGGGAAAATCATTGTGAACTCATTACGTTTTAAGGACGAGGGTCTTGGAGACGTAGAAAAGATACAAGAGGAATTCAAAAAGCTATCACACGAAGAAGTCAACTGGCCCACTGTCCGGAAACTTGCGTTGACTCATAG GTGTAAAAGTGGCATTTGGCTTGTGTTTCAAAACACCAGGGAGAAAGTCGACGAAGCGTGGAGGAAAATCGCCAAGGCTACGGTGGCAGATATGCTTGGTACTCACGCTAAGGTCACGCCGACTGAAGATGCAGGAACACCCGAGGAAGTCTTACACTCCGGACAGTATGTCATCAGTGTTTATGCTGAGAACTTTGATAAGAAAGACGAAGTGTATAACTTGGAGGATAAGATTCGGAAACTTGGTATGACGGATCGCATGGCCTTCAAACCTCGTGTTTACTCCAAGATTGGTGTGTTTTCCGAGAACAAGTGGGGTTTGAGACCGGGCATCTATACGTCACATTGGCACCCCGACGTCAATGAGTCTAAGATAAGGGACAATGAAAAATGA